The stretch of DNA GGCTGCATCGGCAAATTCATTGCTCTTACCAGTCACAAAATTTTCGAATGTGTATTTCTGGCTAAAAGTACTGTCTTCTGAAGGTTTAAAATCAGGGACATTTTTTTCTTCTTCTTTAATTGTTTCGTCTATTTCTTCGTCATACTCTTCATTTACCCTGAAATCCAGATTATCGACATTAGCCCATTCAGGAATATCCCTGATGTAATCCAGAATCAGATCCTGATGCTTCTCCCTGATCCGCTTCAGGACAACATCATTAAACACACCGATCAAAATGGTGTTTCCCTTTTTTTCCAGGAACTTCATGTTGCGCAGGTAGCCTTCAAATGCAGCTGCACTTGTTATGTTTTTCAACTTTTCCAGTACCTGATCCCAGTTATTCATATAGCCCCCGCAGAAAATAAATAGTTTCCCACAAAATTATCCACAAGTTGATTCTCCTAACGATTTTAACAGAAGAGCTTCTTTTTTCAAAGCAAGTTGTCCACACAATCCACAGGTTTATCCACAAGCTGTTTGGTCTGGATTCTCCCCTTAGCTCTAATAGTTTTGACTGATTCGAACTGCTGGTTGTGGATAGAGGAGGATAAAGGTCTGTGGAAAAGACATTGTTTGTCATTCTATGCACCTGGCTCCACCAGTTATCCACAAGAAATCAACTTGTGCTTGTGCTCTGTATTGCATTCACCTGCAGTCTTAAAAGACAGGTTATCAACAGTTCCAACAACCCTTATTACTATTACTTCCTGTTAATTCCTGTATTTTATCCTTTTTCTTTCCGCTGTCCAGACTTTCCTTGACGACCTGTAACCTTGTGGGATAATATTTAAATGAAGGAAGCTCGTGCAGAATTTTCAAACAAATGAGAATTTTATCCACTTCCTGACCCTGGAGGAAAAGTGACTGCTGCGTTATTAACACTTGGAGTGCTGGGACTGCTGTTTGGCTTACTGCTTTCGCTTGCTTCTATTGCTTTCCATCAAAAAAAAAGTGACAGACAGGAAGCAATACTTAACTTACTTCCTGGATCCAATTGCGGGGGATGCGGTTTTGCGGGCTGTTCCGGTTATGCAGAAGCCTTGTCAATCAATGCAGCATCAGCAGGGTTATGTCTTCCAGGAGGAGAAAAGACGATTTCTCGGATTCAGTCTCTACTTGGACTTACAGGTGGAAAAGCTGCTGCCAGGAAGGCTTATGTATTCTGCTATGGGAGTAATGAATCTGCGAAAAAAGAATGTATCTATTCAGGAATTCCAGATTGCATGGCAGCAGACCTGATCTCTGGCGGAGAAAAAAGCTGTCAATCTGGCTGTCTTGGTTATGGGAACTGTGCCAAGGTCTGCCGATTCTCAGCAATTACGGTTTCCAGTGAAGGGCTGGCTGAGGTGAATCCTGAAAAATGCACTGGTTGTGGGAAATGTCTTCCAGTCTGTCCCAGACAATTGATTAAAATGGTTCCTGCTGGGAAAAAGGTATTTGTAGGCTGCAATTCACATGAAAAAGGAGCACAGGTAAAAAAAGTCTGCGATATAGGGTGCATAGGATGCAAAGTCTGTGAGAAAGTGTGCAAAGTACAGGCGATTAAAGTCTTTGATAATCTGGCTGTAATTGATTATGAAAAATGTACGGAATGCATGCTCTGCTGCGAAAAATGTCCGGTCGGAATGATCAAGGGAATTCCTAAAGTCAGGTCACAGGCCATTATCGGCAACGACTGTGTTGGTTGCGGATTGTGCATAGTTGAATGTCCGGTTAAAGCCTTGTCAGGGGAGAAGAAACGCAAACCGGCAGTAGACCCGACCCTCTGTACAGGATGTGGAATCTGTGTAGTCAAATGCCCTAAACAGGCCATTTCATTAAAGAGACAAGATGCCTAAGGAAGCTCTACATTATCGGCGTGGAGATGTGATCTGCCTTCTCTGCCCGCATGAATGCAGGTTGAAAAACGGACAGACCGGTAATTGCAAGGCAAGGACTGCCATCGACGGCAGACTATACTCTGATAATTACGGAAGTGTGACCGGAATCGGCATGGATCCGGTGGAAAAAAAACCGCTTTATCATTTTTATCCGGGATCCGAAATTCTTTCAATCGGCACTTTTGGCTGCAACCTTCATTGTTTTTTCTGTCAAAATTATTCTATTTCTCAAGCGGTAGCGCAAGCAAAGGAAATACAGCCTGAGGATCTTGCTGATCTATTGAGGGAATATGGCGGGATTGGAGTGGCATATACTTATTCGGAACCGCTGATCTGGTATGAATTTGTATCGGATTGCTGCAGGATAGTCAGGAAAAACGGCAAGAAAAACGTACTGGTAACGAACGGATTTATCAAGCCAGAACCTCTTGCCGAGCTGCTGCCGTCTATTGACGCAATGAATATTGACTTGAAAGCGTTCAGTGATGAATTCTATCGGAAGCACTGCGGCGGACAACTGGCGCCTGTGCTGGAAACCATTCGAATTTCAGCCAAGTCCTGTCATGTGGAGTTGACCAATCTGGTGGTCACGGACTTGAACGACAATGAAGAAGAATTCATGGAACTGGTTGAATTTGTGGCAGAGATTGACAGAGAGATTCCGCTGCACATTTCACGTTATCATCCCTCATATAACTGCTTGAATCCAGCAACCAGTCAGGTGACGCTGCAGCGGTTTTATCAGATTGCCAAAGAAAAACTTCAATTCGTTTATCTTGGCAATCTGATGGATAAGGAAGCCTCTTCCACTTTCTGTCCTGGCTGTGGTAAGATGGTTGTTGAAAGATTAGGCTATAATGTCAGAAACCGGTTGAAAGGGAGAAACTGCCCTTTCTGTGGAACCGGGGTCAAAGGAGAGTATTTTGGCTAACTCCTCCTTCGAATGGGAAGGCCACAGCAGGAAACCCAAGACTACCGACAGGATGATTGTTTATATCATCTGGTTTGTTACACTCGCCCTGATCGTGAGCGTGGGAGTGCTGATCAACAAAAAAATCGAAAAGAATGAGCAGGCAAAGCAGATACTGTTTTCGGCTCATTACAGGGAAGAAACTGTTAAAACACCCGAAAAAAAACAGGACAGACCGGATCTGAAAACCCCTGAAAAGACGGTTGCTGAGAAAACCGAAGACTTCGGGGATTTAAAAAAGCCCTATTCTCTAAGAATCCTGGAAAGCTTTGACAGCTTCCGCCATGCAAATCAGAGAGCGCTGGAGTTTGAATCAAAAAACTTCATTGTGCAGATAGTGCCCGATGAATCAAAGTATTTCCTGGAACTGGAATCATTCAAAGAAGAAAAGGATGTGCTGGCTTTGAAGGAAACGCTGCAGACTGGTAATATACAGAGTAAAATTGTTTCAAGGAGCACGAATGGATTGAATCCCCAGCGTGACCTGGAGGATGAAATTATAAAGCTCAAGGAAAACTTGAAAACAGAAAAAACTGCGGAAGTTGCTGCACAGGCTGATGTCAAAACCACAGAAGAGTTGAAAACCACAAAGGAAGTGGTTTTGGCGGGTGAATCTTCCAGGCCAGGAAAAACTTCCGAAGCGGTTGTAGGGAAGCCAGCCAGAGAAATGACAGCCGAAAAGAAAGAAACTGCCTTGGAAAAGGTGGCTTCTCCGTCTAAATCCGCAGATAAGATAGGTTCAGACAATGAGAAGGCTATAGAAAAGAGCGTGAAGCACACTGAGACTTTAGAGAGCTCCATTCTAGCGAAAACCGTGGAAACTTTTGTCAACAGCGTGCTGATTGATAAACCGACGGCAGCTGAAACTCCAGTGAGCGGATACACACTTCAGGCTGGGGCATATTCTGATAAGATCGGTGCAGAGAAGCTGAGAGATTTTTTAAATGGCAGAGAAGGACAGAACGCCTTTATCCAGGTTCGTGGCAGACTTTTCAAGGTCTGTCTGGGTCAGTTCATGAGTTATGATCAAGCTAAAACCTTTTCTCAGAAGCTGGATTCGATCAGTTTCGAAGGCTCTTTGCTAGGATTCTTTGTGCTGAAGATCAGTCAACCCTGAAGATTTTTTTCTTGATATTTAACTTAAATCATGTAAAATCAGTTCAAAAAATCATTGATTTGGAGGAAGTATGACCAAAGACAAGAAGGAAATCGGCAAAGAATACAAGCCCACCAGCAACTACATGATTGACGATGTGATTTTTCATCCTGTGTTCAATGAATCCGGCGTAGTGGTGGAGGCCGGAATGACCACTGACGGAATCAAGAAGATTACAGTTGATTTTCCTAAAGTCGGAAAAAAAAGGCTTGTTTACGGAAAACAGGATAAATAGCTGAATCTCAAAGAATGGATATTATCCGGGAGCTGAAAAAGCGCATCCTGATCGGGGATGGCGCCATGGGGACCGTATTGCAAAAATACGGACTTCTTAATGGACAGGCCCCTGAATTATTGAATTTGCAGCGTCCGGATGAGATTGAGGGGATTCACCTTCGTTATTTAAAATCCGGCGCAGATCTGATTGAAACAAACACATTTGGAGCTAATTCCGCCAAACTTGCCGGCTATGGACTGTCGGACAGAGTTCGCGAATTAAACTTGGCGGGAGCCAAACTGGCAAGAGCTGCCGCTGGAACCAAGGCTTTTGTAGCAGGCTCAGTCGGTCCAACCGGGTTGATGGTGAACAGCAATCCGGCGATTCTCGATGAAATTTCAGGTATTTACAGGGAACAGATCAGGGCTTTGTGCGAAGGCGGGATAGACCTGATTCTTTTTGAAACATTCAGCGACTTGTCGGAACTTAAAGCCGCAGTAGTTTCCGCCCTGGAGTTCGTTAAAATCCCTGTTTTCGCTCAGATGACTTTCGACAGGGACGGGAGGACCTTGACCGGAACGGATCCATCGACTTTCGCCTCCACCATGGAAACACTGGGTGTTTCAGGAATCGGAATTAATTGCTCAGTAGGTTCAGGGGACATGATTCGGATTATCGAAGAAATCTCAGATAATACCCGTCTGTTTATCTCTGTCTTCCCGAATGCCGGAATTCCATCTGTCAGGGAGGGAAAGACGATTTATCCCGAATCTCCGGCGACATTTGTAGAAAACGCACTGGTTTTTGTAAAAAAAGGCGCGAATCTGATCGGCGGATGCTGTGGAACAGACGAATCACATATCAGGGAGTTGAGTCTTAGACTGAAGGATAAACTGCCAAAGTCTCGAAACAGCAATGTTTGCAGTTCGGTTTGCAGTATTTCCAAAACATACCGCTTCGGTTCTTTTGGGTTACCACCACTTCTGATCGGGGAGCGGCTGAATCCCACCGGTAAAAAGAAACTGGCTCTGGATATCGGCAATCGGGTTTTTTTCAGATTGAGACAGGATGCTGTAAAACAGGAGCGGGAAAAAGCCCAGGTGCTCGATCTGAATGTCTCTGTTCCTGGAACAGATGAACTGACTTCGATGAAAGAAGCTGTCAGGATTGTACAGACCACCAGCAAGTGCGCTCTCTGCGTGGATTCCCCAAATCACCAGGTGCTTTCAGCGGTGCTGCCTTATCTGACAGGCAGGGCGATCGTGAATTCAATTAATGGAGATCAGGATGTACTGGAGCTGATACTCCCGCTTTTGAAAAAATGGGGATGCATGGCAATCGCCCTGTTGCTTGACAAGCAGGGTATTCCTGAAACCGCCGGCAAGAGAGTTAAGATAGCGGAACGGATTCTTAAAACAGCAGAGAGATACGGGCTTGATCAAAGGCATTTTCTGTTTGATCCGCTGGCTTTGACGATAGGAGTAAACCGGAGTTCAGCTCAGACCGCCTTGGAGTCCCTCAGAATTTTAAAAAATTTAGGTGTGTTTACCAGTCTTGGAGTCAGCAATGTTTCGCACGGACTTCCCGGTAGGTCTGGATTGAACGCAGCTTTTTTATCTCAGGCCATTGACTGTGGTGTTTCCGCTGTGATCATCAATCCGGGTGATTCCGAAGTCATGAAGGCATACTGGTCGGCATCCGCTCTTTCCGGCCGGGATGAAGGATTTCTGAATTTATTCCGGAGTGTTGAAATCCCCATGGATGGAGTGAATAGAGGAAAGTTGCATCTGGAGAAACCCGAAGAAAGAAATCTCGAGGAAGAACTTGCCGAAGCAGTGGTCAATGGAGCAACCAAGACCGCGAATGATCTGGTGGAATTTCTAAGCCGCGAGAAAAAACCGCTGGAAATTTTGAATCAGATACTGATGCCGGCAATGACCCGGGTGGGAAAGCTATTTGAGGAAAAAGAATTCTATTTGCCTCAACTGATCGCGGCTGCAGAAACAATGTGTTCCTGCACCGGATTTATTGCCAAACTGATAGCTGAGGATGGAGTTCAGCAGGTCGAAAAAAAGATCTTACTTGCCACAGTAGAAGGTGACATCCACGATATTGGCAAGAACATCGTGTCAGCGTTGCTTCGGAGTAACGGATTTACCGTAATAGACCTGGGGAAGGACGTAAAAAAGGAAATCATTTTGGAGCGGTTACAAAGGGATCAGCAGATCCGGGTGCTTGGATTGTCCGCACTGATGACAACCACTATGGTTAAAATGAAGGAAGTCATTGAGCTCGTAAAGAGGGAAATTCCGGCAGGATCAGTCAAGATCGTGGTGGGAGGAGCAGTGCTGACTCCGGAATACGCGAGTGAAATTGGAGCTGATTACTGTGCTTTGGACGCCCTCCATGGAGTGAAACTGATCAAGGAGATTTTTGAATGATTATAACCCGTCCGAAAGATTGCTCGGAAATCATCGTTCATATTGAAGGCAAAAAACTGGCATTGATCGGTTGTGATGTCTGCGCTAAGCTTTGCCATACTGGCGGAGAAGAAGAAGTCAAAGGTTATGCGGAATTTTATGCGGGACTCGGGTATCAGATCGTGACCTGCGCACAGGTGGAGGGTGTCTGCAACGAACTTCTGACTGGTAAATTCGTCAGAAGCAACAAGCTGCTTGGTCAGGCTGAAACGATTCTGCTGGCTTCCTGCGGCAATGGAGTCCAGGTTTTGAAGGATTTCCTGCCAGGAAAAAATGTGCTTCCGATTCTGGACACGCTTTTCCTGGGTTCCTTGAAAAACCACCATCTGTTTCAGGAACGTTGTTCATTGTGTGGGAACTGCATTCTCGGCCGGACCGAAGGAATCTGCCCCCTTACGCAATGTGCCAAGTTCATCCTGAATGGCCCCTGCGGTGGTTCCATGAACGGCAAATGCGAAGTCGACCCTGGAAAAGACTGCGCCTGGTACCAGATATATGAACGCATGAAAAATCGGGGAAAAGAGCATCTTCTGGAAGGAATTTTTCTGCCCACAAACCATTCTGAAGAGCTGATCCCTAGAAAGTTGAATACTAGAAAATGAATGAGAGCAGACTGGAACAGAAATTACGGAACAGAGAATTTCCAATTACTGCTGAACTTTTTTCAATTAGAGGGACAGATGTTTCCACGATTATGAAAAAAGCGGAGCTCCTGCGGGATTATGCCGATGCTTTCAATATTACAGACAATCACAGAGCCACGATGAGGGTCTGCCCTCTGGCTGTCTGCTCTAAACTGGTCCAGACTGGCCTGGAGCCAGTCTTTCAGATCACATGCCGCGACCGGAATCGCCTGGCTCTCCAGAGCGACACACTCGGCGCTTATCTGATGGGTATCAGGAATATTTTTGCTGTCACAGGAGACCATTTATCAGTGGGAGATTACCCGATGGCTTTTCCGGTGTTTGATCTGGATTCAGTCCAGTTTCTGAGGAATCTGACAGAATTGGAGCGGGGCAGGGACTCGGCAGGGAAAAAGCTGAGAGGGGCACCCAAATTTTTCAAAGGGGCAGCGGTAAATATGACAGCAACCCCTGAGTGGATACATCTGGCGAAGCTCAGAAAAAAAATCGTGGCAGGTGCGCAGTTTTTTCAGTCGCAGCTGATATTTTCTCCTGAGCTTGCACTGAGCATGCTTGAAAAAGTCAAAGGTCAGGCTTATTTCATTGCCGGGATCACGATCCTGAAAGACTTGACATTCACCAGATTTTTAAAGGAGAAAGTTCCTGGAATTTATATCCCGGATGAAATGATCAGACATCAGGAAAAGGCCGGAGACGAACTGAAAGCTGGTTTGGAAATCGCAGTCAGCGTAATCAGGGAACTCAGGGATCATTTTGACGGCTTGCATGTGATGGCACTCGGCCTTGAAGAATACATCCCTGAAATCCTGAAAAAATCAGGGGTTCGATGAGAACAGTAACGATTCGCTGATCATTTTCCCTTTTTAAGCAGTGATCTGCTTTTTTCCAGGGAAAGATTTTGGAGTATCTCAGCCGCCTTCTTATCTTTCATTTTCGAAATAACATCTGAGAGAAGTATGGGATCAAGGGTCTCCAGTATTTTAGCTGCTGAAGCAGACTCCATTTTTTCAAAGATCTTTGTCATCCGCAACACTTTGTTCTGATAGTCCAGCAGAGATTGTTCAGATTCGGAAAGGGCTTTTCTTTTCGCATCGATTTTGATTTCCTGTGACCTGAGTTCCTGCTCTTTGCAGTTGATTTCAACTTCCCTGGATGTCAGATTTCCCTGGTTTTTTTTGAATTGTTCCTCCAGAGCCAGCAATTGATTTTTTTTGAGCTCAATCTCCTGTTCCTGCAGCTTAAGTTTTGAAATTTTTTCATCAAACAGCTGCTGCTGCTCATGCATAATTTCTTTGAGCTGGTCCGGGTCTGACAGGGAGAGCAGGGTAAGATTTTTCAGGTATCTTTCCACAGTGTGATTTTTTTTTACGGAATCCGGAAGGAATTGATGCAGGTTGATAAATCCCGTGGAATCGAAGAAAAGTCCGAGAACTCCCAGCAGCGCAATAAAAATGAGCAGCAGGAGCAGTGTAGTAAAAGGACTCTGGAAACGGCGGGATACCTTTGTTATGACGCGCCTCCTTCTAAGTTATCGTCAATATCGAATGGATCGTCCACACGCATCCGGAAAAACGGTGTATCCGCAAGTGATCAATCATTGCGCAGGAATCTTTGCGTTCCCTGCTCATCCAGGGTTTTCTGCTCAGTACGGCCGCGCGATTTTTCGAATTCCCGCAGTTTCTTATCCCGTAAATTTTCCATGATTTTCAAGTCTCTCATTGCCTGCATGAATTTAGTTCTGACATTTCCGATCTGCAGTTCAAGATTCTGCAGTTCGAGCTCTGCCGCTTCTTTCGCCCCCTTCAGGGACAAAAGGCGCTCCTGCCTGTCGCGGATGTCGCTGATCGTCATCCGGTCCACTTTTTTCAGATCTGAAAGAGAAGAGAAAACCAGTGAATTGAGAGATTCGATTTTCAAAATGAGGGTGGCTTTCTGTGAGAGTAATCTGGCCATTTCCGTCTTGATTTCGTCGGATTTAGCCTGCCTCAGTTTCAAAATATTGTCCGGTTTGAATTTGAATTTATTCATTTTTAATCAAACATTCCCACCAGCTGTTCGAGAGTTTCGTCATAATCACACTTCTCAAAGATCCCCTGGATCAGGAATTTATTGAATCTGTCCTTCATCGCTACAGCCTGGTCTATTTCGGCGTTTGATCCTTTGACGTATTCGCCGATATTGATCAGATCTTCCGCTTCACTGTATGTGGCGAGCAGGGCTTTCAACCTGTTTGCAGCCTTGAGATGGGATTCATTGACTACCTCTATCATCAAGCGGGATAGGCTCTGCAGAATATCGATTGCCGGATAGTGATTGAGTGAGGCGAGTCTTCTGGATAAAACAAGATGGCCATCCAGGATCCCTCTGACGGTATCTGCAACCGGTTCGTCCAAGTCATCCCCTTCAACCAGTATCGTGTAAAGACCTGTGATGCTGCCCTTTTCCGAGGTCCCTGCGCGTTCCATCAGGCGCGGCATCAAGGCGAATACTGAAGGTGTATAGCCTCTGGTGGCTGGAGGTTCGCCGACGGCCTGGCCGACTTCACGCTGCGACATTGCAAATCTGGTTACTGAATCCATCATCAGCATTACATCCAGGCCCTGGTCACGGAAGTATTCAGCCAGTGTGGTGGCAACAAAAGCAGCCTTGATTCTGCATAAAGCCGGCTGCTCGGAAGTGGCGACAACCAGCACCGAGCGTTTCAGCCCTTCTTCGCCAAGATCGCGTTCAATGAATTCACGCACTTCCCTGCCTCGTTCACCGATCAGGCCGATGACATTGATGTCGGCCTTGGTGTTGCGGGCAATCATTCCCAGGAGTGTGCTCTTTCCCACGCCGGAAGCTGAAAATATTCCGATTCTCTGGCCTTTACCCAGGGTACAGAGCCCGTCAATGGCTCTGATGCCGACACTGAGTGAATCCTTGATGCGAGTGCGCTTTAGAGGGTCAGGGGGTTGATTGTATATTTCGTAATACTTAGCGTCTTTGAGAGGTGGCTTGCCGTCGATTGGAAATCCAAGTCCGTTCAGGATTCTTCCTCTGAGCTGGTTGGATACAGCTATCTTCAAAGGCCCCCCCGTGGCGGCAACCCTTGCGCCGGACCCGATCCCGCCCAATTCTCCCAGAGGCATCAGCAGAACTTTGTTATCACTGAAACCTACCACTTCGGCCCTGATGAACTCCTGGCTGTCTTTAGGGAAAATGCAGCACAGATCTCCTACAGAAACCTGGGGTCCCAGTGATTCGATTCTAAGGCCGATGACTTTAGTGACCCGGCCATTCTGGATGATCGGATTAAAATTAGTCAGAACCTGGTCAAAAGGGGCCAGAATTTCTGTCTGATAAGGGTCAGAAGTCACAGTTCCTCCCTGGCGGGAGCAATGTCCTTGTCTAGAGCCTTGTAGATTGTTTTCTGCAGTTCGTGGAACTGACCTTCGATGGTGGCGTCGATTGAACCATAATCGGTTTCCACTATGCAGCCACCGCTTTTGAGATTCGGCTCCTTGAGGTATTTGATGTTCAGGATGCCTTTGACTATTTTTCTCAGTTTCTCCGAGTGATTCAGGATCAGATCGTAATCTTCTTCCGAAAGTATGACGGTAATGTTTTCCTTTGAGTTTGTTTTTGCCAACGCTGCTGAAATGTTACTGATGATGATCTCTGGCTGCAATTTCAGCTCGATTTTGATAATCCGGCGGACATAGCTTGTGATCAGTCTGCAGAGATCGTCTTTGAGACTAAAGATGATCTGATCTCTGGAATTGTTGATGGATTCCAGAAGCTTACCCGCTTCTTCAATCAGGGCTGCGGTTTTGGCTATTCCTTCTTGGTAGCCTTCTTCCTGTCCTTTTAAAAGTCCATCAGCATAAGCTTTTTTTTGGGCTTCATCAGAGGACTGTTTAATGAGTATGGTGGATTCTTCGCTGGCTTTTTTCCGGAGAGCATCGCTGTTTTTCAGCTGCTCTTCCGCAAACTGTCTGGCTTTAGTCACAATCTCCCGGGCTTCTCTTTCCGACTTTTCCTTAAGCAGAGAGCTTTCGGAACGGAGCTTTTCAAGTTGCCTCTCGGCTTCTTCCAGCTGCCGGTGGAGGTGATTGAGCTTCTCTTCTTCGCTGAACATTGGCCTGGCCAGTGAGCCGGAACCAACCAGAATCCTCTGGTTTATGATGTTGTCCAGCTTGATTACCTTAGGTGCCAATCAACCTCCTCAGGATACCAGTTCTTCTTCGCTGCCGCGGGCAATGATGATTTCGCCGGTTTCTTCCAGGCTGCGGATTACATTTACGATTTTCTGCTGTGCTTCCTCTACATCCCGGACACGCACAGGACCCATATATTCCATGTCTTCCTGCAGCATCGCGGTAGCGCGCTTCGACATGTTGTTCCGAAACTTTTCCAGCACGTCATCATTCGTTCCTTTTAGTGCCACGGCAAGTTCTCGCATGTCGATCTCGCGCAGGACTCTCTGAATGCCGCGGTCGTCTATGGAAACGACATCTTCGAAGACGAACATGCGCTTCTTGATTTCCTCCGCCAGTTCAGGGTCCTGCACTTCGAGGGCTTCGATGATGGTGTTTTCTGTGCCGCGGTCGACTTTGTTGAGAATCTCCACAGTGGAATCGATACCGCCCACACTGGTGTAATCTTCCGGCAGTATGGAGGAAAGTTTCTTTTCCAGCAGGCGTTCAACTTCGCGGATGACCTCAGGAGAAGTGCGGTCCATAACAGCCAGTCTTTTGGTCACATCCGCCTGTACTTCTTCGGGCAGGGAAGCAAGAACAACTGCGGCTTTCTCCGGTTGCAGATAAGCCAGGATCAGCGCGATTACCTGAGGATGCTCGTTCTGGATAAAATTGATCAGCTGGGATGGCTCAGTGGCGCGCACAATTTCAAAGGGGCGGACAGGGAAACTGGAAGTCAGCTTGCTGAGGATTTCAGCAGCCTTTTTAGAGCCGAGAGCTTTTTCCAGCACGTCTCTGGCATAGGAGATACCTCCTGAAGACAGATATTTCTGAGCTTTCAGCATAGAATTGAATTCTTCGATCACCTGGTTTGTAGTTTCTGAATTGACGGTCTGCATTCTGGCAATTTCAAGAGTGAGCATCTCGATTTCATCGTCGCTCAACTGCTTGAAAATGTCCGATGAAACATCAGGACCCAAAAAAATCAGCAGGACTGCAGCCTTCTGGCGGCCGGTAAGTTCAAGTTTTTTTCCTTTGACCATAATTTATTGTGACTCCTCCATGATCCAGAGCCTGAGTAAATTAGCCATGTCTTTAGGATTTTTTCGAGCCCGTTCGCGGATGTCTTCTTCAGTCTGTTTCCGCGTGCGCTCTTCGTTGGACAGGGTATCTTCGAGAATATCTTCGATTACAATATTTTCATCGTCATCGGCTTCGGAGAGGATTTCTTTTTCTTTTCTCTTACGGATCAGCCATAACAAAAGGAATATAGTGACCGAGATCAGCAACACTGATACCAGGATTTCGATGGTAATCAACAGCTTTTTCTTCTGGTTTGATTCCCAGTTTTTGAAGGTTTCATTCATAAGTTCCTTAGAGAAAGTCATTTGGGTGAACTGGATGCTGTCTCTGTTTTCAACAAAACCGACAGCGTTTTTAACATTGTTGGTGAGGGCGGCGAGATTTTTTTCGTCCAGCGAGACGTCAGCAATCACTGAAATTGACAGGTGTTTGATGGTACCGGGAGCATGCACTTCCCTCTTTTCGGTCTTGTTATAATCATAGTTGCTGACTGTGCGGTTACGGTTGTAGTCCAAGTTTTCCCCGTTCACCACTTTATTTACAGCCGGATTGCCTTTTATTCCAGGAGCTCCTGGTACTGCACTTCCTTTATACTGTTCTTTCTCGGTTTCCTCGGAGGTCTTGACCCCGGTGTCTTCACCGGCAATCGGGGGAGCCAGTTCAGTACTGGTGGTTTCCCGTTTGTTGAAATCCAGTTCCACCACCACCCTGACCACAGCTTTTCCCGGTCCCAGTACTTGCTCCAGCATGCTCTGGGCTTTGGCTTCAAGCTCTTTTTCAGTTTGCTTCTGAAGCTTCATGGCTACAGTGGTCCTGCCTTCGTCCGTCTCTTCATATACAACTGAATCGGAAATGATCCGTCCCAGCATGTCAATGACCTTGACGTTCTGCGGTTTCAATCCTTCGACTGCGTAGGCCACCAGATTCTGGATTCCCTTCACCTGGTCCGGCTTGATGTCTTCAGTGAACGGTTTGAATTTAAGCACCACAGAGGCTGTAGGCTGCTGCTGGTCTTCTTTGAACAAT from Candidatus Wallbacteria bacterium encodes:
- a CDS encoding methylenetetrahydrofolate reductase, which encodes MNESRLEQKLRNREFPITAELFSIRGTDVSTIMKKAELLRDYADAFNITDNHRATMRVCPLAVCSKLVQTGLEPVFQITCRDRNRLALQSDTLGAYLMGIRNIFAVTGDHLSVGDYPMAFPVFDLDSVQFLRNLTELERGRDSAGKKLRGAPKFFKGAAVNMTATPEWIHLAKLRKKIVAGAQFFQSQLIFSPELALSMLEKVKGQAYFIAGITILKDLTFTRFLKEKVPGIYIPDEMIRHQEKAGDELKAGLEIAVSVIRELRDHFDGLHVMALGLEEYIPEILKKSGVR
- the fliG gene encoding flagellar motor switch protein FliG; translated protein: MVKGKKLELTGRQKAAVLLIFLGPDVSSDIFKQLSDDEIEMLTLEIARMQTVNSETTNQVIEEFNSMLKAQKYLSSGGISYARDVLEKALGSKKAAEILSKLTSSFPVRPFEIVRATEPSQLINFIQNEHPQVIALILAYLQPEKAAVVLASLPEEVQADVTKRLAVMDRTSPEVIREVERLLEKKLSSILPEDYTSVGGIDSTVEILNKVDRGTENTIIEALEVQDPELAEEIKKRMFVFEDVVSIDDRGIQRVLREIDMRELAVALKGTNDDVLEKFRNNMSKRATAMLQEDMEYMGPVRVRDVEEAQQKIVNVIRSLEETGEIIIARGSEEELVS
- the fliF gene encoding flagellar basal-body MS-ring/collar protein FliF is translated as MLEFWKQIRDHFLKLKKEQRLFLIAIFALITVTFSLLLAWSFKTEWTPLFDKLDAKSAGKVIAKLKELPSYRYKVDETTGMIYVPIKDKARIRIELANSNSLPEVSSGYKEIFQESGIWTETREKERLNFLRGLQGELERTISEIDIVDQVRVLIVVPEQRLFKEDQQQPTASVVLKFKPFTEDIKPDQVKGIQNLVAYAVEGLKPQNVKVIDMLGRIISDSVVYEETDEGRTTVAMKLQKQTEKELEAKAQSMLEQVLGPGKAVVRVVVELDFNKRETTSTELAPPIAGEDTGVKTSEETEKEQYKGSAVPGAPGIKGNPAVNKVVNGENLDYNRNRTVSNYDYNKTEKREVHAPGTIKHLSISVIADVSLDEKNLAALTNNVKNAVGFVENRDSIQFTQMTFSKELMNETFKNWESNQKKKLLITIEILVSVLLISVTIFLLLWLIRKRKEKEILSEADDDENIVIEDILEDTLSNEERTRKQTEEDIRERARKNPKDMANLLRLWIMEESQ
- the fliI gene encoding flagellar protein export ATPase FliI; the protein is MLAPFDQVLTNFNPIIQNGRVTKVIGLRIESLGPQVSVGDLCCIFPKDSQEFIRAEVVGFSDNKVLLMPLGELGGIGSGARVAATGGPLKIAVSNQLRGRILNGLGFPIDGKPPLKDAKYYEIYNQPPDPLKRTRIKDSLSVGIRAIDGLCTLGKGQRIGIFSASGVGKSTLLGMIARNTKADINVIGLIGERGREVREFIERDLGEEGLKRSVLVVATSEQPALCRIKAAFVATTLAEYFRDQGLDVMLMMDSVTRFAMSQREVGQAVGEPPATRGYTPSVFALMPRLMERAGTSEKGSITGLYTILVEGDDLDEPVADTVRGILDGHLVLSRRLASLNHYPAIDILQSLSRLMIEVVNESHLKAANRLKALLATYSEAEDLINIGEYVKGSNAEIDQAVAMKDRFNKFLIQGIFEKCDYDETLEQLVGMFD
- the fliJ gene encoding flagellar export protein FliJ; translated protein: MNKFKFKPDNILKLRQAKSDEIKTEMARLLSQKATLILKIESLNSLVFSSLSDLKKVDRMTISDIRDRQERLLSLKGAKEAAELELQNLELQIGNVRTKFMQAMRDLKIMENLRDKKLREFEKSRGRTEQKTLDEQGTQRFLRND
- a CDS encoding FliH/SctL family protein; this encodes MAPKVIKLDNIINQRILVGSGSLARPMFSEEEKLNHLHRQLEEAERQLEKLRSESSLLKEKSEREAREIVTKARQFAEEQLKNSDALRKKASEESTILIKQSSDEAQKKAYADGLLKGQEEGYQEGIAKTAALIEEAGKLLESINNSRDQIIFSLKDDLCRLITSYVRRIIKIELKLQPEIIISNISAALAKTNSKENITVILSEEDYDLILNHSEKLRKIVKGILNIKYLKEPNLKSGGCIVETDYGSIDATIEGQFHELQKTIYKALDKDIAPAREEL